The proteins below are encoded in one region of Planctopirus limnophila DSM 3776:
- a CDS encoding superoxide dismutase: MPFTLPALPYAPAALEPHIDAQTMEIHHGKHHQAYINNANKALEGHPELAALTAEQLISDLSKVPEGIRTVIRNNAGGHANHSLFWTVLAPSAGGTPTGALEAAINHTFGTFDAFKEKFNAAATTRFGSGWAWLSVDSKGGLVVESTPNQDSPLMEGRTPILGLDVWEHAYYLKYQNRRPDYIASFWNIVNWPEVSKRFAAAGGK; the protein is encoded by the coding sequence ATGCCTTTCACATTGCCAGCCTTGCCCTATGCCCCCGCAGCTCTTGAACCGCACATCGATGCCCAGACGATGGAAATCCACCACGGCAAGCATCATCAGGCCTACATCAACAATGCCAACAAGGCTTTGGAAGGTCATCCCGAACTGGCTGCGCTCACCGCGGAGCAGCTCATTTCCGATCTTTCCAAGGTTCCTGAAGGGATTCGCACAGTCATCCGCAATAATGCGGGTGGTCATGCCAATCATTCGCTCTTCTGGACAGTCCTGGCACCGAGTGCTGGTGGTACACCGACCGGAGCACTCGAAGCGGCGATTAACCACACGTTTGGGACATTCGACGCCTTCAAGGAAAAGTTCAACGCTGCCGCCACCACCCGTTTTGGCAGTGGCTGGGCCTGGCTGAGTGTGGATTCCAAGGGTGGTCTGGTCGTGGAGAGCACACCCAATCAGGACAGCCCCCTGATGGAAGGCCGCACACCGATCCTGGGGCTCGATGTGTGGGAACACGCTTACTATCTGAAGTATCAGAACCGCCGCCCGGATTACATTGCTTCATTCTGGAACATTGTGAACTGGCCTGAAGTCTCGAAGCGATTTGCTGCCGCTGGTGGGAAGTAA
- a CDS encoding (Fe-S)-binding protein → MSTNQAVPASGQSPANSSLPAGLQTQLQASIPQKRFLDCVHCGLCLSACPTYLETGDENDSPRGRIYLMRAVAEGRTGLTNEIASHLEACLDCRACETACPSGVQYGRLIEPFRVAMEATRTDEQPGLASQASQWLTSTLLTKLFPSAGLTQWALWPARWMQALGVDGLAKSWPARAVTPQILQRMHRLLPKLSPPAGALPDRFAPVGPRRATVALLTGCVAEAMFSQTNRATIRVLQHNGCEVLIPKTQACCGAIHYHNGDRTEAMRLARQNLGAFPWRNIDAVIANVAGCGAMLKDYGHIGEEDPQIDPVLLEELTSFAHKIKDVSEFLVDLGPIEPQHPVHLKAVYHDACHLCHAQKVKQQPRQLLSMIPGLTIAPIEEAEICCGAAGSYNLTQPEMADRLGQRKVRHILEVQGVQAVLTGNAGCALQMAACLSEANSSIPVMHVMDILDQSYGPLPDSR, encoded by the coding sequence ATGAGTACCAATCAGGCTGTGCCGGCATCGGGACAAAGTCCAGCAAACAGCAGCTTGCCTGCCGGTTTGCAGACTCAGTTGCAGGCCTCGATCCCGCAGAAGCGATTTCTTGATTGTGTGCATTGCGGGCTGTGTCTTTCGGCCTGTCCGACATATCTCGAAACCGGAGATGAAAACGACAGCCCGCGAGGGCGCATTTATCTCATGCGTGCTGTGGCCGAAGGACGGACCGGCCTGACCAATGAAATCGCCTCCCATCTCGAAGCCTGCCTCGATTGCCGGGCTTGTGAAACGGCCTGTCCTTCAGGAGTCCAGTACGGGCGGCTCATCGAGCCCTTCCGCGTGGCCATGGAAGCCACGCGCACAGACGAGCAACCGGGGTTGGCCAGTCAGGCCAGCCAATGGCTGACAAGTACCTTACTGACAAAGCTGTTTCCTTCTGCAGGTCTCACCCAATGGGCGTTGTGGCCTGCCCGCTGGATGCAGGCATTGGGTGTCGATGGATTGGCGAAGAGCTGGCCCGCACGAGCAGTCACACCGCAAATTCTGCAGCGGATGCACCGCCTGTTGCCGAAGTTGTCGCCCCCTGCAGGTGCGCTGCCGGATCGTTTCGCCCCGGTGGGCCCCCGGCGGGCAACCGTCGCCTTGCTGACAGGTTGTGTCGCTGAAGCGATGTTCTCGCAAACCAACAGAGCCACGATCCGCGTCCTGCAGCACAACGGTTGTGAAGTTCTGATCCCAAAGACGCAGGCCTGCTGTGGTGCGATTCATTATCACAATGGCGATCGAACCGAGGCCATGCGTCTGGCACGTCAGAATCTGGGGGCTTTTCCGTGGCGAAATATTGATGCCGTGATTGCCAATGTCGCTGGCTGCGGTGCGATGCTCAAAGACTATGGCCACATTGGGGAAGAAGATCCGCAGATTGATCCTGTGTTGCTGGAAGAACTGACTTCATTCGCCCATAAGATCAAAGATGTCTCCGAGTTTCTTGTCGATCTGGGGCCAATCGAGCCGCAGCATCCGGTGCACCTGAAAGCGGTTTATCACGATGCCTGCCATCTCTGCCATGCTCAGAAGGTCAAACAACAGCCCCGACAACTCTTGAGCATGATTCCCGGATTAACGATCGCCCCGATTGAAGAGGCCGAAATCTGCTGCGGCGCAGCAGGAAGTTATAATCTGACTCAGCCGGAAATGGCCGATCGACTCGGACAACGGAAAGTGCGGCATATCCTGGAAGTTCAAGGCGTGCAGGCTGTGCTGACAGGGAATGCCGGTTGTGCGCTGCAAATGGCAGCCTGCCTCTCGGAAGCCAATTCCAGCATCCCCGTCATGCACGTCATGGACATCCTCGACCAGAGCTACGGCCCACTGCCGGACAGCAGGTAA
- a CDS encoding bis(5'-nucleosyl)-tetraphosphatase, with product MRQVRACGVILFRKTPHLTYLLLKHRHRFDLPKGHLEEGENDLQCALREMEEETGIPRTDVVLDPTFSYSETYHPVEARFGPEPVEKTLMIYLGWLNRDRPLKLTEHVGYEWRLWTPPHHIQRYTINPLLAKIEEHFTSNPEVLRVDPPAAS from the coding sequence ATGCGACAAGTCAGGGCGTGCGGAGTCATCCTGTTTCGTAAAACTCCACATCTGACCTATCTTCTGCTGAAGCATCGGCATCGTTTTGACCTTCCCAAGGGGCATCTGGAAGAGGGTGAGAACGATCTCCAATGTGCCCTGCGCGAGATGGAAGAAGAAACCGGGATTCCCCGGACAGATGTCGTGCTTGACCCCACTTTCAGTTACTCCGAGACCTATCATCCCGTCGAAGCGCGCTTTGGTCCCGAGCCTGTTGAAAAAACGCTGATGATTTATCTGGGCTGGCTGAATCGCGATCGGCCACTGAAGCTCACGGAGCATGTCGGTTACGAGTGGCGACTCTGGACGCCGCCTCATCACATTCAGCGGTACACGATCAATCCGCTCCTGGCAAAAATTGAAGAACATTTTACCTCCAATCCGGAAGTGCTGCGTGTCGATCCTCCAGCGGCCTCGTGA
- a CDS encoding SixA phosphatase family protein, translating to MKRLLLLRHAKAVAEDASGLDHERALAPRGCEDATRLGEWIVRQGLIPHFIMSSSSRRTVDTLRLVGSAFGHSPLVMIRRRLYMCHETDYPPLLQEAPSDCELLLVVGHNEGLQEYLTRLTGTGRAVPTCTLAVVELPISEWPEMTLAVRGKLVQLVTPDDLDPK from the coding sequence ATGAAAAGACTGCTCCTGTTACGACATGCAAAAGCCGTCGCTGAAGATGCCAGCGGACTCGACCATGAACGTGCTCTGGCACCGCGTGGCTGCGAAGACGCGACCCGCTTGGGAGAGTGGATTGTCCGTCAGGGTCTGATCCCGCACTTCATCATGTCGAGCAGTTCACGCCGCACAGTCGATACATTGCGGCTGGTGGGGAGTGCCTTTGGACATTCTCCTTTAGTGATGATCCGACGCCGGCTCTACATGTGCCACGAAACGGATTATCCGCCACTCCTGCAGGAAGCACCTTCCGATTGCGAACTGCTGCTGGTTGTGGGGCATAATGAAGGGTTGCAGGAGTACCTCACCCGACTGACAGGAACGGGCCGGGCGGTCCCCACCTGTACGCTGGCTGTCGTGGAACTTCCGATTTCGGAATGGCCGGAAATGACGCTGGCTGTGCGTGGGAAACTGGTCCAACTGGTGACTCCCGACGATCTTGATCCGAAGTGA
- a CDS encoding histone deacetylase family protein, producing the protein MHIYTTERFVLPLPPGHRFPMRKYAALRERIDLALQSGEIDPQTIELLEPPAATDAQILLAHNADYLYKVSAGEMTRDDIKRLGFPWSPELIERSRRSSGATIEAARSALVHGFGANLAGGTHHAYADRAEGFCIFNDSVIAARVLQKEQLVQRVLIVDGDVHQGNGTAAITRQDPSIFTFSIHSERNYPFVKETSDLDYGLPDETGDDAYLAALDEGLAACARRFPQPDLVLFLAGADPFEGDKMGRLALTKAGLRARDRLVYRFCEQYGLPVAISMAGGYSPRVEDIVEIHFATVLEGIRWNLQRRDRR; encoded by the coding sequence ATGCATATCTACACGACTGAACGATTTGTGCTCCCTTTGCCGCCCGGCCATCGATTTCCCATGCGGAAATATGCCGCCCTGCGCGAGCGGATTGATCTGGCTCTGCAAAGTGGTGAAATTGATCCGCAGACCATCGAGCTTTTGGAACCACCCGCTGCCACCGATGCCCAGATTCTACTGGCGCACAATGCCGACTACTTATACAAGGTGTCGGCAGGTGAAATGACTCGCGACGACATCAAGCGGCTGGGGTTCCCCTGGTCGCCCGAGTTGATTGAGCGATCACGGCGATCCTCAGGTGCCACCATTGAAGCCGCCCGCTCGGCTCTAGTACATGGGTTTGGCGCGAATCTGGCCGGTGGAACTCATCATGCCTATGCCGACCGGGCCGAAGGTTTTTGCATCTTTAACGACAGCGTGATTGCCGCCCGAGTGCTGCAGAAGGAACAATTGGTTCAGCGAGTGTTGATTGTCGATGGCGATGTCCATCAGGGGAATGGGACAGCTGCCATCACCCGGCAGGATCCCTCGATTTTCACCTTCTCGATTCACAGCGAACGCAACTATCCGTTTGTGAAAGAAACCAGTGATCTGGATTATGGCCTGCCCGATGAAACCGGCGATGACGCCTATCTGGCGGCTCTCGATGAGGGATTAGCCGCCTGTGCCAGGCGCTTTCCGCAACCCGATCTGGTGTTGTTTCTGGCGGGTGCTGATCCCTTCGAGGGAGACAAAATGGGACGGCTGGCGTTAACGAAAGCCGGGTTACGGGCTCGCGACAGGCTGGTGTACCGATTTTGTGAGCAGTACGGCCTGCCCGTGGCCATCAGCATGGCGGGAGGGTATTCGCCTCGAGTGGAAGATATTGTCGAGATTCACTTTGCGACCGTTCTTGAGGGGATTCGCTGGAATCTGCAGCGACGTGACAGGCGCTGA
- a CDS encoding sigma-70 family RNA polymerase sigma factor codes for MQENTIQTDALLKNLREGNDKAVNELLERHRTPLRRMIELRLDRQMARRVDASDVVQDVFMEASGRLREYLENPRLPFHVWLRHLARDRMIDLHRRHRGALRRSMDREQALPVSQENSGDQLMDQFKDDELTPAAENIRREFEERFLLALEQLEADDREMILMRHFEQLGNNEVAEILGLTPPAAGMRHLRALRKLRNVLGEDGLSLPGT; via the coding sequence ATGCAAGAAAATACGATCCAGACTGACGCACTGCTGAAGAACCTCCGGGAAGGGAATGACAAAGCTGTCAATGAACTTCTGGAGAGACACCGTACACCCTTGCGCCGGATGATTGAATTGCGGCTGGATCGGCAGATGGCTCGCCGGGTCGATGCCAGTGACGTGGTCCAGGATGTCTTTATGGAAGCCTCCGGGCGACTGCGGGAATATCTGGAAAATCCCCGTCTGCCATTTCATGTCTGGCTGAGACATCTGGCGCGGGACCGCATGATCGATCTGCATCGCCGGCATCGCGGTGCACTCCGGCGGAGCATGGATCGCGAGCAGGCCTTGCCCGTCAGCCAGGAGAATTCCGGCGATCAACTGATGGATCAGTTCAAAGATGATGAACTGACACCGGCGGCTGAGAACATTCGCCGCGAGTTCGAGGAACGATTTCTGCTGGCACTCGAACAGCTTGAAGCGGATGACCGCGAGATGATCCTGATGCGTCACTTTGAACAATTGGGGAATAACGAAGTGGCCGAGATTCTGGGGCTCACGCCACCAGCCGCCGGCATGCGCCATTTGAGAGCCCTGCGCAAATTGAGAAATGTTCTGGGAGAAGATGGACTCAGCCTCCCAGGGACCTGA
- a CDS encoding HYExAFE family protein, whose protein sequence is MARRWNHYDLSFEMYLRDRGIPYIAVDETRRALLAQASLKSMDYIVYGARGQNLLVEVKGRKARTSQLSENWVTADDLISLRRWEEVFGKSFRAVMVFAYDVTERTPALQRLATTSSHEAVGEPNLASEPCFTHQGRDYIFHGVWMEDYERQVKVRSSRWETLWAPAAAYREVRFSMEDFLVAPVLSSDTLSGVHAARATVPLPAAAQFHLQAELNE, encoded by the coding sequence ATGGCTCGTCGCTGGAATCATTACGATCTGTCGTTCGAGATGTACTTGAGAGACAGAGGGATTCCGTACATTGCGGTCGATGAAACCCGCCGGGCGCTGCTGGCACAGGCCAGTCTGAAATCGATGGATTACATCGTGTATGGTGCGCGGGGCCAGAACCTGCTGGTCGAAGTTAAAGGTCGCAAAGCGCGCACCAGCCAGCTCTCAGAGAACTGGGTGACTGCCGACGATCTGATCAGCCTGAGGCGGTGGGAAGAAGTCTTTGGGAAAAGTTTTCGGGCCGTGATGGTCTTCGCCTACGATGTGACTGAGAGAACACCTGCACTGCAGCGACTGGCCACCACTTCCTCGCATGAAGCGGTTGGCGAGCCGAATCTGGCCAGTGAACCCTGCTTTACGCATCAAGGTCGTGACTACATTTTTCATGGCGTCTGGATGGAAGATTACGAGCGGCAGGTGAAAGTGCGCTCGTCCCGCTGGGAGACGCTATGGGCCCCGGCGGCGGCCTATCGGGAAGTTCGTTTCTCGATGGAAGATTTTCTGGTCGCCCCGGTCCTGTCGTCAGACACCTTGTCCGGGGTTCATGCTGCCAGGGCAACTGTGCCATTGCCAGCCGCCGCCCAGTTCCACTTGCAGGCTGAGTTGAATGAGTGA
- a CDS encoding sulfatase family protein, with protein MRHELMTRQPVNHREDRGGHRISWFLCHLAISLSLCLWQVDSITKVMAAEARPEKPNVVIINCDDLGYADVGAFGATICKTPEIDRMAREGVKATSFYVAQAVCSASRTALLTGCLPNRIGILGALSHVSKNGIADSEVTLGELFQSQGYSTAMYGKWHLGYQAQFLPGHHGFGEALGIPYSNDMWSKNPYGKFPPLPLFRQKGDSPAEIIGHDTDQSRFTTDFTMAAVSFIDRHADKPFFIYLAHPMPHTPIFVSEERNSGERAQLYRDVIGEIDWSVGTIRQTLEKHQLTRKTLVIFTSDNGPWLVFGNHAGSTGPLREGKGTMWDGGARVPFVACWPGVIPPDTTVDLPMATYDLFPTFAKMLGAKLPDHPIDGVDIWPQLTSASKAQPHQALWFYYGRDLIAVRSGPWKLVFPHTYVHPVERGNDGQRGKLVNRKFTELALYNLDSDIGETTNLASQHPEIVKQLEAYAEVARNELGDALTNRKGSGVRPPGTVNDSPALGN; from the coding sequence ATGCGTCATGAATTGATGACCCGCCAGCCCGTAAATCATCGAGAAGACCGGGGTGGGCATCGAATTTCCTGGTTCCTGTGTCACCTGGCGATCAGTCTATCGCTGTGTCTCTGGCAGGTTGACTCGATCACAAAAGTGATGGCAGCCGAGGCTCGGCCTGAAAAACCGAATGTCGTCATTATTAACTGCGATGACCTGGGTTATGCCGATGTGGGGGCGTTTGGTGCTACGATCTGCAAGACGCCTGAGATTGACAGGATGGCGAGAGAAGGGGTGAAAGCCACTTCGTTTTACGTGGCGCAAGCGGTTTGCTCGGCTTCTCGCACAGCCCTGCTCACAGGCTGCCTTCCGAATCGTATCGGAATTCTCGGGGCGCTGAGTCATGTTTCGAAGAACGGCATCGCCGACAGCGAAGTGACTCTGGGCGAACTCTTTCAGTCACAAGGCTATTCCACCGCCATGTATGGCAAATGGCACCTGGGCTATCAGGCTCAGTTCCTGCCGGGTCACCATGGATTTGGTGAAGCCTTGGGGATTCCTTACTCGAACGATATGTGGTCGAAGAACCCTTATGGCAAGTTCCCGCCCTTGCCTCTTTTCCGTCAAAAAGGGGATTCACCCGCTGAGATCATTGGCCATGACACCGATCAATCCCGCTTCACGACTGACTTCACGATGGCAGCCGTTTCCTTTATCGACCGGCACGCCGACAAACCCTTCTTCATCTATCTGGCTCACCCCATGCCCCATACGCCGATCTTTGTCAGCGAAGAGCGCAACAGCGGTGAGAGAGCCCAACTTTACCGAGATGTCATCGGCGAGATTGACTGGTCGGTCGGAACCATTCGGCAGACACTCGAAAAGCATCAACTCACTCGCAAAACACTGGTGATTTTTACTTCTGATAATGGCCCGTGGCTGGTTTTTGGAAATCATGCCGGCAGCACAGGGCCGCTCCGCGAAGGGAAAGGAACAATGTGGGATGGTGGTGCCCGCGTTCCGTTTGTGGCCTGCTGGCCCGGTGTCATTCCGCCCGATACGACGGTCGATCTTCCCATGGCCACCTACGACCTCTTTCCCACCTTTGCCAAAATGCTCGGTGCTAAACTTCCTGATCATCCCATTGATGGCGTCGATATCTGGCCTCAGTTAACCAGTGCCTCGAAAGCTCAACCCCACCAGGCGCTATGGTTCTACTATGGCCGCGATCTGATTGCTGTGCGTTCGGGCCCATGGAAGCTCGTCTTCCCGCACACTTACGTCCATCCCGTCGAACGGGGAAACGACGGCCAGCGCGGTAAGCTCGTCAACCGGAAGTTCACGGAGCTGGCACTTTACAATCTGGATTCTGATATTGGCGAAACGACGAATCTGGCCAGCCAGCACCCTGAAATCGTCAAGCAGTTGGAGGCCTATGCTGAGGTCGCCCGTAATGAACTGGGTGACGCTTTGACCAATCGCAAAGGTAGCGGAGTCCGCCCTCCCGGCACAGTCAACGATTCCCCAGCACTCGGAAACTAA